The following nucleotide sequence is from Methanobrevibacter boviskoreani JH1.
TACATACCTACAGCCGCGTTTGTCGCCAGATATTGCAGCATGGTCATGTCTATTGTAAAGTAGATGGAGTAGAATATTCCGGTTAGGCCAAAGGGCAATGCCGCTTTTAACAGTTCTTTGGAGAAACCATAATCGAAATTGTAATGTGGCCTGAAATTCAGATTGCCGATTTTTGAATAGATGTACAGGAACGCACAGAACATTGCAATCAGATATCCGAATGCCATTCCATACAATCCCAGATTGAGATATATCGTTAGAAACACGATGACGAGTAGGACCACCGCATTCAATGCTGAGGCTATGGACTGGTATTCCATTTTCTCATATGCCTGGAATATCCCGTAGAAGAATCCGTTCATACTTAGGAAAGCATATTGGCACAGCATTATAAAACTTACATTGACAACGGAATCGGATCTTCCGGTTAGAATTAGGAAAAGAACCGTACCCATAATTATCAGGACACTTAAAACCACTTTTAGAGGTACCGTTTTTTCAAAGTATCTCTCGGTGAGATTGTAGTCTTTGGAGATGGCCCTTACAATATATGTCTGGGTACCTGAGTCCATCAGAACTCCAACCACCGTTGAAAGGGAAATGGCGAATGATAGAATACCAAAGTCAGAGGTACCTAGATACCTTGCCATGAGTATGGTCCATACAAATGCACATAAATTGGTGATGGTCTGTGAGGCCATCATCCATGTTGAATTTTTAAATATCCTTCTTATACTAACCATACTCTCACATTAAAATTTAATCAAATAAATTATATTATTGTAAAGTATATTTCTAATATTATTAAATACTTTATATTTTAGTATGGTGTTTAATAAAATTGGAATTAACAGGTGACCTCAAAAAATACGGTATAAAAAAATAGTTGATTTAAGGATAATCCATTTAAAAAGCCATTTCCAAAGTATAAACTGGAATTAATCATTAATAAAAATAATGATTATTATTTAATAAAATATTATCTATAATAAGATTATATAATATTTTAAAATTTTAATCTTACCATCTTAAATAAAAACCATTGTACTTAGTACCATTTAATATATATTCAATTATCTGTTTTACTTGTAAATCGATGATTTCTAAATATGTTAAATTTTTATCCATATATTTTATTCTTGAATTTAATTTATCTAAGATTTTAGAAACAATTAATTTTCTTTTATCTAATTTAATAGTATTATTTCTATTATCAAGATCAGATGATCCAATTTGTTTTGTATTTAATAAAGAAAAAACTACTTTATCAACGATTTGTTGTCTAAATTCTTCAATAACATCAAATATTAAACTATTTCTTTTATCCCTATCAAAATGTAAAAAACCACAAAAAGAATCTAAACCATTTAAAACTAAAATTTTAGCAACTTCACTAGCAAGTATTGCATAAGCATAATTTAACATAGCATTTGTAATATCTGTAGGATGTCTATTAATTCTCTTTTTAAAGCCTAAATTAGAAGGCAATAATTTACTTATACTAGACCAATATTCTGTTGAAGCTTTACCTTCAATACCCATGATTTTTAACTTAGAATTTTCAACATTAATATTTGGACCAAAACGCATATTTTTTAATTGATTTAAATATTCATCAATTTTAATAATACTATCTTTAAC
It contains:
- a CDS encoding flippase, encoding MVSIRRIFKNSTWMMASQTITNLCAFVWTILMARYLGTSDFGILSFAISLSTVVGVLMDSGTQTYIVRAISKDYNLTERYFEKTVPLKVVLSVLIIMGTVLFLILTGRSDSVVNVSFIMLCQYAFLSMNGFFYGIFQAYEKMEYQSIASALNAVVLLVIVFLTIYLNLGLYGMAFGYLIAMFCAFLYIYSKIGNLNFRPHYNFDYGFSKELLKAALPFGLTGIFYSIYFTIDMTMLQYLATNAAVGMYNASYKIVSLITTFYALYPQVIFPVMVKLFEDSADLLKFSYERSMKYLLLIILPICAGVILYAEPLMTLIYGSQYAGSGMIVMVLMFTIPFLFVNGASTVAMNSSNNEVLVTKIYCVAAIVNVVLNLLLIPHYSYLGAAFATVISEIIISILMFRVTLKTEYAPGWIVVKDIVKLLIATIVMYMVLDYLKVNMFAGIVLGAIIYIVMIFAERTLDDKDKNIIKIILNKKQDY
- the cas1 gene encoding CRISPR-associated endonuclease Cas1, whose amino-acid sequence is MKIIIEGYNKSIHKRDNQLLIMEKEIEIDKVNINKIDDITIVGKGLITFDALRLISKNNIPVISIDYFGNIDYLLEYPNETNIFIKKRQYKLSDDYNGLYLAREIISAKLLNQKACIRTLNKNKNLDHVKDSIIKIDEYLNQLKNMRFGPNINVENSKLKIMGIEGKASTEYWSSISKLLPSNLGFKKRINRHPTDITNAMLNYAYAILASEVAKILVLNGLDSFCGFLHFDRDKRNSLIFDVIEEFRQQIVDKVVFSLLNTKQIGSSDLDNRNNTIKLDKRKLIVSKILDKLNSRIKYMDKNLTYLEIIDLQVKQIIEYILNGTKYNGFYLRW